The region ggGTATGGGGAAAGGTATAGGCATTActtacgcattaccacctgatcagttgatacataatgatgatgatgatgatgcccacagaggggCGATATGATACGTGGATCGGACTGCACGTTTCGCAAAGACTAAcattatggatcgggttgtacatTTCACAGCACTAACAGTTATACTATGGcctatgtatatgatttttgaaagaaagcatgcatgtcatacgccctcagaggcacttccAGTTATGCTAGACATTTCTAGATATACAGTCATTCAGATATACAGATTAACTCATATATATCAGATGCTTTTCATGATTCTTACGTATATGttgttttcatgccttacatactcggtacattattcgtactgactctcCTATTGCTTgggaggctgcgtttcatgcccgcaggttttgagatatagcttggtgatccatctattaggaTCTCAGCTCAGAGGATAAGGTTGATGCACTCCATTTGTTTCGAAGAAGCCAGGAGTCAGCATGgtcgtatgtatgtatgtatgtatatatatatatatatatatatatatatatatatatatatatatatatatatatatatatatacgtatgtatgtatacatatatatgtatgcacatATGTATGGGTTTagcggcggggcccgtcccgccACGTTGTGTTATGTTTTCCGAAGAGGGTCACGTGAACGGTTATGTACAAAATGATGTCCAAAAGATAGTCGGATGATGTACGGTCGGACGAGTCTTTCGAATCGTATTGATACATGCATGTTCCTTGTGAGTTTATTGAGAGTCATATGATGGCCCTATCGGCCCAcctatgtttatgttgatgTTACAGATGTATGTCAGGTGGTGCTTGACTAGTATggtcaggtgcccatcatggccctccagtttaggtcgtgacaacCACCACTCTGTTTTGCACGACCAGAAGGTCTTTTGAACATAGTACTTACAATGATATCATTATCAGAGTCAACCTCTTAAGAAGGACTGGGGGAAACAGGTTCCTTCTCAGAGGCTCACGCCACGGTACACTAATAGTAGACACATCTCCATGGTTAACAACATTCAGATTTTCCCTTGAGGGACCAGGTCTCTCATTTAATTCCCCAGTTTCGAGTACATTAACCCTTTCCCCCTGACTCTCTTTCCCCTGAGTCCTTTCCCTCTGACTCCTTGCACTGTTTCCCTTAGCATGTAAAGCATCAACAAACCCAGTAATAATATCCATTTCACTCTCCAAAATATTAGACAAACCAAAATCTTTTCACCTAGGTTTCCATCAACTTCTATAGTAGAGTCCTCTACTCTTTTATCACTATCCAGAGGGTTGAAATTACCTGATTTTTGAGGTCTTTCCTTCGATTCTCCTTTTTcaacaaaattttcatgttCCTTTGCACTATCATCACCAGCAGACTCATGCATGCCGACGGGACTTGATTTTTCTACAATTCGGCTTGGATCCTCTACACAATATCTTCAGTACCCATAGTTTGGCTAGAAACCTCAACTCCATTATCTTTCTCATCAACCTTTTCAGAGTTTTAGAGGAATTTTGAAATGGACAGAGTTGGACCGCTTTCCTCCGAGGCGACTTTTTTAGTGGGGGCCAGTTTCAGGTCTGCTAGCAGTTAAGTACAACAATGACCCAATGATATCTCTATATATGGTTTCATTCACATGAGAACCAGTTCATTCCTATCTAACCGAGTAGCAGTGGCTATAGGTGTATCAATGGTCTTAGCATTCTCCATCTCAAATCTTTTAAGCAACTCCTTGATGTACTTTTGTTAACTGATCAGGGTGCCTTTTGAAGTTTTCTTTACTTGCAGGCCCAAGAAGAAGTTCAGCTGATCCATCATGCTCATCTCAAATTCACTCCCCATGAGCTTGGCAAAATCTTCACAAAGGGAATCATTTGTGGCACCAAAAATGATATCATCTACATAAACTTGCACAATCAACaaatttcttcctcttttctttAGAAATAAGGCGTTGTCAATTTTTCCTCTTGTAAAGCCATTATCTAGAAGGAATTTTGAAAATCTCTCATACCATGCTCTAGGAGCTTGCTTTAAACCATATAAAGCCTTGTCAAGCGTGAACACATGCTAGGGATGCTCATGACTTTCAAAACTAGGAGGTTGCTTGACAAAAACTTCCTCCTTCAAGTACCCATTAAGGAAGGCACTTTTCATATCCATTTGAAacaatttgaattttatatgGGATGCAAAAGCAATAAGAATCCTGATTGCTTCCATTCTTGCCACAGGAGAAAAGGTCTCATCATAACCAATGCCTTCTTCTTGATTGTAGCCTTGAACCGCCAGTCTTGCCTTGTTCCTTGTagtgtttccaaattcatcaaccttatgAGAATCACCTACCTAGTCCCAATCACTGTTCTATCTGAAGGCCTGGGGACAAGGTGCCATACCTTGTTTCTCTCAAATTGATGGAGCTCTTCTTGCATAGCAGCTAACCAATCAGCATCTTTTAAGGCCTCCTTGATATTCTTAGGTTCAATTTGAGATAGAAAGGTTATGAAGGCACACATATTTCTTACCCTAGACCTAGTTTGAATTCCAAAATCTAAGGGAGTAATCATATTGTCGAGTGTATGAGAACTTTTGTGCTTCCAGTTGGATATTTGTACTTCAGGATTCAGGGGACCTGTCTGTTTGATCCGTCATTGACattgatacgcccaaattacacctaaATTATGGTGTAAGGCGGTCGGCGTCAAATAtaataacccaactaggttggggtcgaatcccacagggaataagCTGTGAAATAagtactaattatatgtgttaCTAATCTCTAAAGACTTTAGTTCTATTCCGACTAGTGTAGAAAAAGAGTTTTGGTTTGTATTCGCTATTTTGAAGTATTTGGAAATTGTTTGGATTAAAAGAAACAAAGTTGTGTCCCCGCTGTGATTAGATGTTATGGTAGGGgtatcaatatgatatatttctaataGGTGGTGATTTTGTATCCCTTAATCTCTAATGCACTTCTTAATATTTTCCAATAGTTATAAAgtatttcttttcttgattttcccaaatatagaaaagttgcAAGTACAACCGATTAAATATGCCAAGTAGAACTCATCTTATCCCTAAGTGAGTTCATTAAACGAGGGTTAGCGCCCCGAgtccttgttatattatttcaactcaaaccctagttcatctttccaaacaaaactagggtttgtgCATAAATAAGTGTTTACAACCACTAACTAACAATGAATATGGgatataataaaacacatcgcaacccattatatatatacaatgttagACACCTATTACATAACACCCATCATTTGGGTCCACAactttaattaaagaaactacTCATACATGTTACAAAAGTAATAAGCAATAATGGAGacataaagcttacaaagtGTAATAAAGATGGTGGGAATGGAATCTTTTTGTCTTCACTAAGCTCTAAAAGTGGTGTATTCAATGCTCATCCACCAATGGAAAAAGTGTTAAATGTTGGAGAAAAATCTATGTACAAAAACCTAAAGTGTTCTTTAAATAGACTCCAGCATGTAATCGATTGCAAAAGCGCCTGGTGGCGAGACTGACGGACGGTCGATCGATTCGACGGCCTTCGATTCCTTCGTCTTTTAGTTCTTCAGTTTGATGGTCCATTCGATAGTGCCGTCGACCAGTTCGACGCTCCGTCGATTCTTCCGTCTTTCTCTCTTCTGGTGGATAAGTCTATTTGACGAGACAAACGATGACACGTCGATCCAGTCGACGCTTCGTCGATGGCTCCCTCCTTTGTCCTCTTCAACTTAGGCCATCACTGGAAAATGTCGAATCTTCATTTCTGggcaatttttccttttttctttgtttttgcttttgggCCATCCCCTTcctaaaacacaacaaaacacatTAAACTGAACTAGACTTACTCGAGAACACCCAAAATCCATAGTAAAAAGCCGTCGAATGTGCCAAAAATCCatggcacatcaacacccccaacttaggatctttgcttgtcctcaagcaagtcagAAAAACCAGCTGCAAAATAAAAACTACAACTAAActaaaaatagagtaaaagtAACTACAATGGTGTTTGT is a window of Lycium ferocissimum isolate CSIRO_LF1 chromosome 12, AGI_CSIRO_Lferr_CH_V1, whole genome shotgun sequence DNA encoding:
- the LOC132039129 gene encoding uncharacterized mitochondrial protein AtMg00820-like produces the protein MCAFITFLSQIEPKNIKEALKDADWLAAMQEELHQFERNKVGDSHKVDEFGNTTRNKARLAVQGYNQEEGIGYDETFSPVARMEAIRILIAFASHIKFKLFQMDMKSAFLNGYLKEEVFVKQPPSFESHEHP